A window of the Scleropages formosus chromosome 5, fSclFor1.1, whole genome shotgun sequence genome harbors these coding sequences:
- the LOC108926441 gene encoding dnaJ homolog subfamily C member 5-like produces the protein MSEQQRQRSLSTSGETLYRVLGVDKVATPDDIKKCYRKLALKYHPDKNPENPEAAEKFKEINSAHAILTDPTKRNIYDKYGSLGLYVAEQFGEENVNTYFVLSSWWAKALFLFCGLITGCYFCCCLCCCCNCCCGKCKPRPPEGQEPDFYVSPEDLEAQLQADEREPSEPIMMQPSLATESTQLTVNSHHTSYHTDLGFN, from the exons ATGTCCGAGCAGCAGAGGCAACGTTCGCTCTCCACCTCAGGGGAGACGCTCTACCGGGTGCTGGGCGTCGACAAGGTGGCCACGCCTGATGACATCAAGAAGTGCTACAG gaAACTGGCACTGAAGTACCATCCCGACAAGAACCCCGAGAACCCGGAGGCGGCGGAGAAGTTCAAGGAGATCAACAGCGCCCACGCCATTCTGACGGACCCCACCAAGCGCAACATCTACGACAAGTACGGTTCGCTGGGCCTCTATGTGGCCGAGCAGTTTGGCGAGGAGAACGTCAACACCTACTTCGTGCTCTCCAGCTGGTGGGCCAAG GCGCTTTTCCTCTTCTGTGGCCTCATCACCGGCTGCTActtctgctgctgtctctgctgctgctgtaactgCTGCTGCGGGAAGTGCAAACCACGGCCCCCCGAGGGCCAGGAGCCCGACTTCTACGTGTCTCCCGAGGACCTGGAGGCGCAGCTGCAGGCCGACGAGAGGG AGCCGTCGGAGCCCATCATGATGCAGCCCTCCTTGGCCACAGAGAGCACCCAGCTGACAGTCAACAGCCACCACACCAGTTACCACACCGACTTGGGCTTCAACTAG
- the LOC108926438 gene encoding tumor protein D54 isoform X1 produces the protein MESAGQDINLNSPSKGLIMGTSLSDSPAGAAGVATPCALSGLSQEEHEELTLELSKVEEEIHTLRQVLAAKEKHAGDLKRRLGLTPLEELKQNLTRSWHDVQASSAYVKTTEKLGEWNDRLTTSDLYKKTQETLTQASQRTSAALSTVGTVISRKFGDMSGNYSIRHSISMPAIRNSPTFRSFEDKVGSMKYKVVGGVSDEGLRSPSEQSHP, from the exons ATGGAGTCCGCGGGTCAAG ACATCAACCTGAACTCACCCAGCAAGGGTCTCATCATGGGAACCTCTCTGTCGGACTCCCCTGCTGGAGCTGCCGGGGTCGCGACCCCCTGCGCGCTGTCCGGCCTCAGCCAAGAGGAGCACGAGGAGCTGACGCTGGAGCTCTCCAAG GTGGAGGAGGAGATACACACCTTGCGGCAAGTGCTCGCTGCTAAAGAGAAGCACGCCGGTGACCTGAAGAGGAGGTTGGGTCTGACCCCACTGGAGGAGCTCAAGCAGAACCTGACCCGGAGCTGGCACGATGTCCAGGCGTCCAGTGC CTATGTGAAAACCACGGAGAAACTGGGGGAGTGGAACGACAGACTTACCACATCTGATTT GTACAAGAAAACTCAGGAGACCCTCACCCAGGCAAGCCAGAGGACGTCTGCTGCCCTGTCCACGGTTGGCACAGTCATCAGCAGGAAGTTTGGAGACATGAG TGGTAACTACTCCATCCGCCACTCTATAAGTATGCCGGCAATCAG GAACTCCCCGACATTCAGGTCCTTTGAAGACAAGGTGGGGAGCATGAAG TACAAAGTGGTTGGCGGAGTCAGCGATGAAGGACTTCGTTCTCCATCGGAACAGAGTCACCCTTAG
- the LOC108926438 gene encoding tumor protein D54 isoform X2, translating to MESAGQDINLNSPSKGLIMGTSLSDSPAGAAGVATPCALSGLSQEEHEELTLELSKVEEEIHTLRQVLAAKEKHAGDLKRRLGLTPLEELKQNLTRSWHDVQASSAYVKTTEKLGEWNDRLTTSDLYKKTQETLTQASQRTSAALSTVGTVISRKFGDMRNSPTFRSFEDKVGSMKYKVVGGVSDEGLRSPSEQSHP from the exons ATGGAGTCCGCGGGTCAAG ACATCAACCTGAACTCACCCAGCAAGGGTCTCATCATGGGAACCTCTCTGTCGGACTCCCCTGCTGGAGCTGCCGGGGTCGCGACCCCCTGCGCGCTGTCCGGCCTCAGCCAAGAGGAGCACGAGGAGCTGACGCTGGAGCTCTCCAAG GTGGAGGAGGAGATACACACCTTGCGGCAAGTGCTCGCTGCTAAAGAGAAGCACGCCGGTGACCTGAAGAGGAGGTTGGGTCTGACCCCACTGGAGGAGCTCAAGCAGAACCTGACCCGGAGCTGGCACGATGTCCAGGCGTCCAGTGC CTATGTGAAAACCACGGAGAAACTGGGGGAGTGGAACGACAGACTTACCACATCTGATTT GTACAAGAAAACTCAGGAGACCCTCACCCAGGCAAGCCAGAGGACGTCTGCTGCCCTGTCCACGGTTGGCACAGTCATCAGCAGGAAGTTTGGAGACATGAG GAACTCCCCGACATTCAGGTCCTTTGAAGACAAGGTGGGGAGCATGAAG TACAAAGTGGTTGGCGGAGTCAGCGATGAAGGACTTCGTTCTCCATCGGAACAGAGTCACCCTTAG
- the LOC108926438 gene encoding tumor protein D54 isoform X3 has translation MESAGQDINLNSPSKGLIMGTSLSDSPAGAAGVATPCALSGLSQEEHEELTLELSKVEEEIHTLRQVLAAKEKHAGDLKRRLGLTPLEELKQNLTRSWHDVQASSAYKKTQETLTQASQRTSAALSTVGTVISRKFGDMSGNYSIRHSISMPAIRNSPTFRSFEDKVGSMKYKVVGGVSDEGLRSPSEQSHP, from the exons ATGGAGTCCGCGGGTCAAG ACATCAACCTGAACTCACCCAGCAAGGGTCTCATCATGGGAACCTCTCTGTCGGACTCCCCTGCTGGAGCTGCCGGGGTCGCGACCCCCTGCGCGCTGTCCGGCCTCAGCCAAGAGGAGCACGAGGAGCTGACGCTGGAGCTCTCCAAG GTGGAGGAGGAGATACACACCTTGCGGCAAGTGCTCGCTGCTAAAGAGAAGCACGCCGGTGACCTGAAGAGGAGGTTGGGTCTGACCCCACTGGAGGAGCTCAAGCAGAACCTGACCCGGAGCTGGCACGATGTCCAGGCGTCCAGTGC GTACAAGAAAACTCAGGAGACCCTCACCCAGGCAAGCCAGAGGACGTCTGCTGCCCTGTCCACGGTTGGCACAGTCATCAGCAGGAAGTTTGGAGACATGAG TGGTAACTACTCCATCCGCCACTCTATAAGTATGCCGGCAATCAG GAACTCCCCGACATTCAGGTCCTTTGAAGACAAGGTGGGGAGCATGAAG TACAAAGTGGTTGGCGGAGTCAGCGATGAAGGACTTCGTTCTCCATCGGAACAGAGTCACCCTTAG
- the LOC108926438 gene encoding tumor protein D54 isoform X4: MESAGQDINLNSPSKGLIMGTSLSDSPAGAAGVATPCALSGLSQEEHEELTLELSKVEEEIHTLRQVLAAKEKHAGDLKRRLGLTPLEELKQNLTRSWHDVQASSAYKKTQETLTQASQRTSAALSTVGTVISRKFGDMRNSPTFRSFEDKVGSMKYKVVGGVSDEGLRSPSEQSHP, encoded by the exons ATGGAGTCCGCGGGTCAAG ACATCAACCTGAACTCACCCAGCAAGGGTCTCATCATGGGAACCTCTCTGTCGGACTCCCCTGCTGGAGCTGCCGGGGTCGCGACCCCCTGCGCGCTGTCCGGCCTCAGCCAAGAGGAGCACGAGGAGCTGACGCTGGAGCTCTCCAAG GTGGAGGAGGAGATACACACCTTGCGGCAAGTGCTCGCTGCTAAAGAGAAGCACGCCGGTGACCTGAAGAGGAGGTTGGGTCTGACCCCACTGGAGGAGCTCAAGCAGAACCTGACCCGGAGCTGGCACGATGTCCAGGCGTCCAGTGC GTACAAGAAAACTCAGGAGACCCTCACCCAGGCAAGCCAGAGGACGTCTGCTGCCCTGTCCACGGTTGGCACAGTCATCAGCAGGAAGTTTGGAGACATGAG GAACTCCCCGACATTCAGGTCCTTTGAAGACAAGGTGGGGAGCATGAAG TACAAAGTGGTTGGCGGAGTCAGCGATGAAGGACTTCGTTCTCCATCGGAACAGAGTCACCCTTAG
- the LOC108926440 gene encoding pancreatic progenitor cell differentiation and proliferation factor B-like → MAAIPSSGSLVAAHDYYRRRIGSTSSNSSCGSSEYSGEVIPHHPGLPRQDSGHWWSSFFFAKQNQAGMPNLPEAQQKAGVFAVNSGQGTCVAREMAKRQLSETSEPGRGEAGGAPPTS, encoded by the exons ATGGCAGCCATTCCGTCCAGCGGATCCCTTGTTGCCGCCCATGACTATTACCGGA GGCGCATTGGCTCCACCTCCAGCAACAGCTCCTGCGGCAGCTCGGAGTACTCCGGTGAAGTCATTCCTCACCACCCAG GTCTGCCCAGGCAGGATTCTGGCCACTGGTGGTCCAGCTTCTTCTTTGCCAAGCAGAACCAGGCTGGGATGCCCAACTTGCCTGAAGCTCAACAGAA GGCAGGAGTGTTTGCTGTGAACAGCGGGCAGGGGACCTGTGTTGCCAGGGAGATGGCGAAGAGGCAGCTCAGTGAGACCAGTGAACCTGGGAGGGGGGAGGCTGGGGGTGCACCCCCAACATCTTGA
- the LOC108926388 gene encoding protein-tyrosine kinase 6-like, with the protein MSSFCTRLSQWFSTCCHKSSKSRNTDQNDKGSGGKDGPGPEDTESDSAQQGKKPQRLLSHGELLGQRSADGSDIYKALWKYDAREEQELSFHEGDRFKIAQRCGEWWTVERIDAFGISTGKGIVPRSYLAKEDTPEANPWYFGKLSRLETVKHLQASRNKDGAFMVRFSEKEDIGCVLSVKVANKAKHFKVYHPEENHWYIDETHCFSSLQDLVDYYRGHALTSVGQLGKPCVRRTPRPQDLSHSTVDEWELPKDQFVLEEKLGSGFFSDVYRGCWKGSVRVAVKVLKNMGSLNYKDFQMEIHIMKKLRHRNLLALFALSSTSQPYYIITELMEKGSLQDLLRGDEGASLDMPSLIDMAIQVANGMAYLESNNSIHRDLAARNVLVGEDYTCKVADFGLARVIKEPFYISWDVKIPYKWTAPEAISHGRFSIKSDVWSFGVLLYEIFTYGGNPYPALHNHEVYKLITSGYRMPSPSNCPDSIYEVMLFCWDLEPERRPSFGALTSSLIKANIIEVEQTGETCCGETGH; encoded by the exons ATGTCCAGCTTTTGCACCCGTTTGAGTCAGTGGTTTAGCACTTGCTGTCACAAGTCATCCAAGTCTCGGAACACTGACCAGAATGACAAGGGCTCTGGTGGAAAGGATGGACCTGGACCTGAAGACACAGAGTCGGACTCTGCACAACAGGGCAAGAAACCTCAGCGGTTATTATCACATGGAGAGCTACTCGGTCAGCGGTCAGCAGACGGGTCAGACATCTACAAAGCCCTGTGGAAATACGATGCCagggaggagcaggagctgtCCTTCCATGAGGGTGACCGCTTTAAGATCGCACAGCGCTGTGGCGAATGGTGGACTGTTGAAAGGATAGACGCCTTTGGCATCTCTACGGGCAAAGGGATTGTGCCGAGAAGTTACCTGGCCAAAGAGGACACTCCAGAGGCAAATCC GTGGTACTTTGGGAAGCTGAGTCGACTGGAGACCGTAAAGCATCTGCAAGCGTCTAGAAATAAAGACGGCGCGTTCATGGTGCGCTTCAGCGAGAAGGAGGACATTGGCTGTGTGCTCTCAG TAAAGGTGGCCAACAAAGCGAAGCACTTCAAGGTGTACCATCCCGAGGAGAACCACTGGTACATCGATGAAACCCACTGCTTCTCCAGTCTCCAGGACCTGGTGGACTACTACAGGGGACATGCCCTGACCTCCGTCGGGCAACTGGGCAAGCCCTGCGTCCGG AGGACGCCCAGACCGCAGGACCTTTCCCACAGCACGGTGGATGAGTGGGAACTGCCCAAGGACCAGTTTGTCCTGGAGGAGAAGCTGGGCAGCGGCTTCTTCTCCGACGTCTACAGGGGCTGCTGGAAGGGCAGCGTCCGAGTCGCTGTCAAAGTCCTCAAGAACATGG GGTCTCTGAACTACAAAGACTTCCAGATGGAGATCCACATCATGAAGAAACTCCGCCACAGGAACCTCCTGGCGCTGTTTGCCCTCAGCTCCACCTCGCAGCCCTACTACATCATCACCGAGCTCATGGAGAAGGGAAGCCTGCAGGACCTCCTGCGAG GTGATGAGGGGGCCAGCCTAGACATGCCCTCTCTGATCGACATGGCGATCCAGGTGGCTAACGGCATGGCCTACCTGGAGTCCAACAACAGCATACACAGAGACTTGGCTGCCCGCAACGTCCTGGTCGGCGAGGACTACACCTGCAAAGTGGCTGACTTTGGCTTGGCTCGCGTCATCAAG GAACCCTTCTATATCTCCTGGGATGTGAAAATCCCTTACAAGTGGACCGCGCCAGAGGCCATCAGCCACGGCCGCTTCTCCATCAAGTCGGACGTCTGGTCCTTTGGGGTGCTTCTGTACGAAATTTTCACCTATGGAGGAAACCCCTATCCAG CTTTACATAACCACGAGGTGTACAAACTCATCACTTCGGGCTACAGGATGCCCTCACCGTCCAACTGTCCCGACAGCATCTATGAAGTCATGCTGTTCTGCTGGGATCTGGAGCCTGAGAGACGGCCGAGCTTCGGTGCCCTCACCTCCAGTCTGATTAAGGCCAACATCATCGAGGTGGAACAAACTGGAGAAACCTGCTGTGGGGAGACTGGCCACTAG